CGGAGCTAAAGACGTAAGACAGCTGTCAGTAGAGGGACCAATATAAGGGATTCTTCGCACAATTTAGGTAACGTTACGatatacatttattgtgttgACAACCCAAATAACGGGGTTCACGATTTTCACGTTTCGATCGTGTTGTTTTCATAGCAAATTAAACGACAGTCCGCTGAAAGGCGTTTTATTGAGGATCTCTTTCCTTGTCGGTCTTAAATGATAATGACTATAATTGTATAGTTTGATTTAATAACAGCAGCCAAAATAATGTgttatatatgtgtttatagTAAGGAACGTTTATCGTGGTAACTTACCGAGATTCccgtttgttttgtttactcgCATGATTCAGCATTAGAGGCATAACGATAACTTTGTTAACGTTAATGGTGTACATTAGGTAAACATGAGGGCCGAACAGGCCTTCCGCTTTTTCAGTAGTGTTTCGTTCTTATGgttgtgttttgtcttgttttgatCAATGTGACCGCATGCTAATAGCTAGAGAGTCATAGATggtattcatgttttttatgtgtatgATACAGCAGTAAAACACTCATCACCACTGTGCCATGGAGTTTCCAGATCTCGGGGAGCACTGTTCCGAGAAGTCCTGTAAACGTCTGGGTGGGTATCTAATAAACGGCTTTAAGATTCAATAGCCTTTAGGCATAAACGTATTTACGTTGCGAAAGCATCTAAATATTTAGACGCAATACGTTAAAAgcatatatttctatataaatatGATAGTTGTTATGAACGACAGAATCCAGCCATGTCATGTAAACCTCTTAACAGCATGAGAACTAGCTTATTCATTGTTTGTGATCCGATTACGTCATGACTAACAAGTGCATTTATGTTGTACTGAGAATCACATCCACACACACCCTTTCTGGGTTAATAACCTATTTAGTTATAAATTATCATTGAAATTGATTAACATTCTTTAGATCTCTACTATGGCATGAATTATTGTGTAGAATGACAAATCGTCATTACTAACCTTCATGTTTccccaaacctgtatgactgtcttcTGTACCATCACAAAAATAGATATTGAGCTGTGGACTGACAGCCACAGGACAAAAAGCAGGGTTAGTGtttcttgatttattttgtggttAATGAAAGACATACAGGGTTGGAGAAACATGTCAGGGCGTAGATGACAGTAATTCCTTTTTGTGTGAATTGGACATaccaaaaactaaaaatcatATTCATATTCGTGCTGATTTAAATGgttatattgaaaatataaagaagCAGTGTTGCTAGTGGTCTATTTGCGTGTTTTTTCACTGGATATATTATTAATGGCCAGCAGCCActctgttttttaaatggatgtgGCCATTTAAAAGCCCATATAGTTTTCTCTAATGTTGTACTgatttaacattagttaatgtcTAAAATGTGAGTTTAAAGTCTTTTTTCATGTCATGTGATGTGCACAACAGATTTTCTTCCAATGAGATGTGATGCATGTGAAGACATTTTCTGCAAAGACCACATAAGTTATGCAAATCACAAGTGCACTTCATCATATAAAAAGGTATGTGTAATTGaatcttataaataatatatattctCCACGTGTATAATGAACAGTTCGAACACATTGTAACAAAAGAATAACACAGTTCTGGCATTTGTTAGTCGTTTCAGTCAAATTTGTCTCATCCCAAAGTTACAGTGTGACACTTACAATGGAGATAAACAGGGTCGTGCATTCAATGAAAAACTAGATAAAAATTTTTACGTCTcaaaattttgaaaagaaaaatgataatatttgtgcatgtttgacTTATTTAAAACAAGCAGTTAACCAGATGTgactgatgtttgtttgtttccgTGCACAGGATGTCCAGGTTCCTGTATGTCCGTTGTGCAACACCCCCATTCCCGTTAAAAGAGGGGAAATGCCAGACATCAAAGTTGGGGAGCACATAGACAGAGATTGCAAATCTGACCCCGCTCAGAGAAAACGAAAGGTAGCCTGGATTTAGTGCACACAAAGAAGAAATAGACATGATTTtatctctgtttctctcacTGTGCTTCAAGATAACAGATAAACCGTGAAATGAAAACCAACTGGATTATTTTCCTTTACAGatctttacaaataaatgctcCAAGGGTGGATGTAAGCAAAAGGAAATGATCCGGCTGACATGTGATCAGTGCCACTTGAACTATTGTCTCAAGCACAGACATTCACTCGACCATGACTGTAAGACTGACGGAAAGCCAGTCTCTAAGTCAGGGTATGCATGATGTTTCAGTGACCATACAGATTAATGTCTCAGAGTAGCGGTCAAATAATGACGGTGGGCTTTGTTTTGTAGACATTCTGCTCTTATGAGGGCTCAAGCGTCTTCCAGTACTGCTGCAGCTTCATCCAC
This region of Triplophysa dalaica isolate WHDGS20190420 chromosome 7, ASM1584641v1, whole genome shotgun sequence genomic DNA includes:
- the zfand2a gene encoding AN1-type zinc finger protein 2A isoform X2, with product MEFPDLGEHCSEKSCKRLDFLPMRCDACEDIFCKDHISYANHKCTSSYKKDVQVPVCPLCNTPIPVKRGEMPDIKVGEHIDRDCKSDPAQRKRKIFTNKCSKGGCKQKEMIRLTCDQCHLNYCLKHRHSLDHDCKTDGKPVSKSGHSALMRAQASSSTAAASSTRGSSRTMSNGVTGYTRPQSSSAQRASAASSPAVTPTAQNVIPASASYQAGLTEEQALQRALEMSLAESAPPRQPTLSPQEQEDLALAQALAASEEEYRRQQQRQQVARNLSGQ
- the zfand2a gene encoding AN1-type zinc finger protein 2A isoform X1, whose translation is MEFPDLGEHCSEKSCKRLDFLPMRCDACEDIFCKDHISYANHKCTSSYKKDVQVPVCPLCNTPIPVKRGEMPDIKVGEHIDRDCKSDPAQRKRKIFTNKCSKGGCKQKEMIRLTCDQCHLNYCLKHRHSLDHDCKTDGKPVSKSGHSALMRAQASSSTAAASSTRGSSRTMSNGVTGYTRPQSSSAQRASAASSPAVTPTAQNVIPASASYQAGLTEEQALQRALEMSLAESAPPRQPTLSPQEQEDLALAQALAASEEEYRRQQQRQQGGVSKQSSCCLS